A stretch of DNA from Ctenopharyngodon idella isolate HZGC_01 chromosome 6, HZGC01, whole genome shotgun sequence:
CTAAAACAGGTAAATTCACACACatctaaccttttttttttacctaacaATTTAGTCTATATTGTGTGTAATCTTGATATTTGTTTGTAGTGACTAAGAAGGACTCAGATTCTACTCCAGTGAAAGGAGGCACTATGACTGACCTGGGTATGTCTTTACAGTAGTGTCTGTCTCTAACGCACCTGCCACTCAGATTAACAGAAAGGTGAAGTGTCTTTTCTGTGCCATTAATGGCACCAAgtggaattgcaaaaataatggaTGTCGCCAAACAGAGATGTCAACCTATAATTGTGTGCTTAAACTTGTCTTCGCACATTGAACTGGGATTGCAAGaggcattttaacatgaaaagcacacacttcagctttcTGTGCTaattaacaggtttttttttaccataaagtAAAAGTGTATATGCAAAATTTAActctgagtttttttttcttctactgTCACACCTGCTATCACACAGATGAGCAAGAGGATGAATCAATGGAGACTGTGGGAAAGGTATAGAAGCAATTATATCAACCACATTTaacatttcacagtttttatgCTCACAAGTTCAGTTTCACATACCTgtgttaatttttatatatactgttgGATCTGAGACCAAATAATAAACATGCTTctattttgcagttttttttgtgtgtgtgtgttaattaattcttaatttaaattttatatataaattaaagtaTCATAACAATTGGAgagaaaatatgaaattaaaaatgaagaatttCTTAGTATTTCAAGTTGTATGAACTCCACAAGTTAATAAAACAAGATTTGATTGGTGACCTTGAAATAGTAcagaatttgaaatatataaatgtatcaaaatctGAACATTTTGCTAATTCCCAGATTTATATTAGACTAGGTTATCAGTATGCTGTCAGATGTTTAAATCCCACTGTATTTCATGAGCAGCATTCATGGTTAGCTTTACGTTTGTGTGTTTCTAGGAGGAAGAAGAAGGTTCCCCGAGTGTGAAAGGAGAACCAGTGAAGGGATCAGATCTTCATGAGGATAATGTCACTGAACAGACACATCATATCATTATCCCTAGCTATGCTGCTTGGTTTGACTATAACAGGTACTGTGACTACACACAACATTTGAAACGTATTCTCATCGAGAATCACCTGTTTAGATAGGAAGTAATTGTCAATTCTGATTTGTCATGATAGAAAAATCAAGAGTCACAACAAAGTCCGAATgtaacagtttatttttgtCTCTTTTAGTGTCCATGCTATAGAGCGCAGAGCACTACCTGAGTTTTTCAATGGGAAGAACAAGTCGAAGACTCCTGAAATGTAAGAATATCTGTTTGTGAACATATACACAAAGGTTGATTTGAACTTAAATGTGTCTTTTGACCTTCAttaaagtgcctctattatgctattttaaatgtttctaattttgttttggaggtacAACATGCACCCAAGGtcaaaaaatactataattttCTTCTAATATACGCTGTACATCCTTTTGACCTtttgcattcacaaacagctatattacatactgcatgaaaagtaatataaaaagtataaagtataataggggcactttaattagCTTTATCCACCCCATTTCACCTTCACACCTTGCTGTGTTACAGTTATCTGGCGTACCGTAACTTCATGATCGACACGTACAGGCTGAACCCACAGGAGTATTTGACCTCCACAGCTTGCCGTAGAAACCTAGCTGGAGATGTTTGTGCCATTATGAGGTCTGGGAAAAGAATTACACCTCTAAAATTCCCATATGTTTATATTGTATACGCATGGTTCTTTTTGACTTTgattaattttaactgtaagtgtgtgtgtgtgtaaacagagTCCATGCGTTTCTGGAACAGTGGGGCTTGATTAACTATCAGGTGGATTCAGAGAGTCGGCCCACTCCCATGGGGCCTCCACCCACCTCACACTTTCACGTACTGGCAGATACTCCATCAAGTCTGGTACCACTACAACCTAAAGCATCCCAGGTAAAAGCACACATGCATACTCACTAGAGGTGTCATCTGCACAAATTTtcgaattattattatttcttcgatcacttatttttcttttctttaaaaggaactaaaaacattaacaataaaagttttttttatgttttatttgattGACAGCCCTTAAAAACACACTTTCCATGTAAATTGATATCTATATTCATTTTATGTAAGCTCTTTTCTTCTCTTCGTTCCCTTTAGACTTCATCTTCTCAACAGATGCTCTCATTCCCAGACAAAGTGAAGGACAAACCAGCCGACTTACAGAACTTTGGGTTGAGGACAGATGTGTACAGTAAGAAGAGCGGCCCAGTTAAAGTAAGAGTCAGCCATCAAATATCACACATGATGCAGAGAGAGTGTGAGAATGTGTGAGGTTGAAATGAATTTTGCAAAATGAAATATGGAGATGATTCTGATCACTGTGAGAAAGATTAAGGACCTTTTGTCATTGCACAGAATAAAAATGCTGCTAGTGCCACTCGGGAATGGACAGACCAGGAGACATTGCTACTTCTGGaggtactgtatatacatataaaaactCTGAGGCCACTAGTCAAAATGCTTGAGTTtagcttttttcttatttaatatgattttttttttttttaattacaaattacactactgttcaaaatactcttatgctcaacaaggctgcatttaattgttcaaaaattcagtacagaaatattgtgaaatattattacaatttaaactgttttctgtgttattatattttaacatgtaatttttcctgtgattgcaaagctgaatttccagcagccattactccagtcttcagtgtcacatgatccttcagaaatcattctaatatgatgatatgattatcagtgttgaaaacagttgtgctgcttaatatttttgtgtaaaacgggattctttgataaatagaaagttttgaattaaaatgatttgaaatagattttttgtaacaatgtaaaagtctttactgacacttttgatcaatttaatgcaaatcttactgaccccaaacttttgtgtGATGTTGACTTCTGctcttttacacacacataaCAATTCCTGTTTGTTCTCAGGGTCTAGAGATGTATAAAGATGACTGGAATAAAGTATCGGAGCACGTAGGCAGCCGCACACAGGATGAGTGCATTCTCCACTTCCTGCGTCTACCGATTGAAGACCCCTACCTGGAGGATAGCTCCTCATCCCTGGGCCCGCTAGCCTATCAGCCGATTCCGTTCAGTCAAGCGGGGAACCCTGTCATGAGCACTGTGGCGTTCCTAGCCTCTGTGGTCGACCCTCGAGTGGCTTCAGCTGCAGCTAAATCTGCTCTTGGTGAGAAGTTACACTATTTAAGTGAttgttcaaacaaaaatgaaaaccgTCATATACTTACCCTTCaaatgactgtatgattttatttctttttcttttcttttttttttgtatacaaCAATAGTAATATGAACTTAGCTCAAGCTCTAAAAAGGGCgaaaatgtatcataaaagtagttcTACATGAAAATCATGTTTCTATTCTCTTTCTTAGAGGAGTTCTCTCGAATGAAAGAGGAGGTACCAGCTGCGTTGGTGGAGGCTCATGTACGTCGAGTGGAGGAGGCGGCCAGAGCAAGCGGAAGGCCAGACCCTCTCTACGGCCTGGAGGGCAGCGGCATCGCAGGAACCGGTCTTGAAGATGCTGACAAACCCGGTAAGtgaacaaacacattttcactTGTTTTCCCTAAAGTAAATAGTGAGAGAAATTAACTGTGTATGTTTGATTTTCAGCTGAGGATGGAAATGAGGAGAATAAAAGCAGTGATGGTCAATCCAGCCAAGATAAGAGAGACAATAAGGTGTGTACAGGCAAAATATGTACAGTGgagtccaaaagtctgagactgCATTGAAAATGTTGGattaaaaatctgatttttaatacatttaataatttacggcaagtaaaaaaaaaagtttcaggattttgaattatatttttggaatatatatcggtaagatttttaaatgttttcaaaagtttgttaatcttaccaaggctgcatctatttgataaaaaaatacagtaatatagaaatattgtgaaatattattagaatttaaaataactattttataatgtgttttaaaaagtaattattattatttgtagatactactcagttaaattaagttcatgtagttacatgagtttttaagtaatgtgaacaaggatggtttgagtgaaactaacaacagtgaatgttcatttttttagtgtaattattacattattcaAGTGATGGCAATACTGAATTTTCAGCTGCCtctacttcagtcttcagtgtcacatgatccttcagaaatcattctaatatgctgatttggtgctcaagaaatatttcttgttattatcatcaatgttggaAACCGTTGTGCTTGTTAATTTTTtggtggaaacagtgatacatatttctttcaggattctttgatcaatagaaagttcataagaacagcatttatttgaaatagaaatcctttgtaaaatgataaacatctgtcacttttgatcaaattactGCATCCTTGTtgataaaatcttactgacccctaaacttttaaatggtactatatgatttgaaaaatgaataatgaatatacactaccggtcaaaagtttggaaacattactatttttaaagtttttgaacaaagtctcttatgctcattaaggctgcatttatttcataataaatacagaaaaaagaataatattgtgaaatattattacaatttaaaattatggttgtctattttaatatactttaaaatgtaatttatttctgtgatgcaaagctaaattgtcagcatcattacaccagccttcagtgtcacatgatccttcagaaatcattctaatatgctgatttattatcattgttggaaacagttgtgctgcttaatattattttataacctgtgatagtttttcaggattctttgatgaataaaaagtaaaaaaaatatcagcatttatttaaaatagaaatcttttgtaacaatatacattaccgttcaaaagtttggggtcagtaattttttttctttctttttttttgaaagaaatgaatacttttattcagcacgggtgtgttaaattgataaaaagtgatagtaaagatttatattgttagaaaagatttatattttgaataaatgctgttctttttaaccttttattcatcaatgaatcatgtttccaacattgataataaatcagcatattagaatgattgctgaaggatcatgtgacactgaagactggagtaatgatgctgaaaattcagctttgcatcacagaaataaattatattttaaagtatattaaaataggaaaccataattttaaattgtaataatatttcacaatattattgttttttctgtatttattatgaaataaatgcagccttaatgagcataagagactttgttcaaaaacattaaaaatagtaatgtttccaaacttttgaccggtagtgtaatttgtaataaaaaactATCATGATTAAATTAGACAAATGAAATAGCGGTCTCAGATATTTCAGCTTTCAGTTCACATGagatttataatattttcttaatattaacacattaatCTCTTGTGTCTGTTAAATTTTAGGAGAGCAAAGATGGACCCAGTGAGGAGGAAGAAAAACAAGGAGAGAACGGcaagaaagaggaagagagagtgagagaaggggagacagagagagagacggagaaAACAGACTCAGAAATGGGTGTGTTTACAtcagtaaaatatatttgtaaaataaaaatccagTAGAATAAAAAAACAGGACTTATAAGTAAACATAAAAGGTTGAGATATGCAGATGTGTAGTGTGATGCATATACATAAATGCATTATTTGCCCAAACCAAATGAGTTGTCTATCTAGCAAGATATAAATGTACTAGAATGAAAAAATAACCAGTTGCAGAAGGCATGTACAAAACTGCCACTGTATGTGTTGCCTTGAGTAACCGTTATAGTTTCAAGAGACAGAGATGAAGTTACTTACCTGAACTCTTTTGGATCCCTGCAGCTGATGGCGAGAAGGAGAAAGAACGGAAGGAGGGATCAGAAGAGGgtcagagagatggagagagtgaGGGAGAGAAGAAGGCAAAGGTGGAGAGAGATGTAGGAGAGGGAAACCTGGccactgctgctgcttctgcgcttgctgctgctgctgtgaaAGCTAAGGTGCGTAAAAAAGTGACATCATAGTGAGAAACAAACAGCTTCCCTGCAAATTAAACACTTAACGCTGTATTCtttgatttcttttctttcagcaCTTGGCTGCAGTGGAGGAGAGGAAGATCAAGTCTCTGGTGGCTCTGTTGGTGGAGACTCAGATGAAGAAACTGGAGATCAAACTCAGACACTTTGAAGAGTTGGAAACCATcatggacagagagagagaggcggtAAGGCcacatgggtaatgtagtttttgtttaataatgaaGTATATTTACTTTCAGTAGTTTGTCAGGTTAATTAAATTATAGCAAGAGTTTTGTAGATTTGTTGCCTGAAAGAACAATTCACGGTCATTTTTacaaaacctgtatgattttatttcttcCGTGCActtgaaaaaaatcatttttgcattatactttctaaaggctTGAAATGCTTTAAAATTTGTTGGACAGACTTAGGGAAAATAAATGGAACAAATTatctgaaaaaacaaaagttattttaatttttaaatgaaatgtgtcttcttttaattttaattgcttTAATTCTTTTAATTGCTGCccgaaaataagaaaaattgtGATAAGGGAATAGGGCTGGGTATCGTTAAAAATTTTTCGATATCGATACCGATACCTTGACTTCGATACCGATTCCTGAACGGTACCTTTTCGATACcaattttataaaatctgttttaacaAGATTACATTACCTCAAAAAAtctttggttttatattttaagttttttttttttttttttacatactcaAAGACTTCTTATTTGGCTAAATTACATTTCCTTAACAGCCTTTAAACACAGGCTTTACTCCCTTCAAACTTATATTTTGCCACTGTTTCCCTACATTATTGTtggatatataattatatataacatataattaAATCATTTCTGTTAGTTAAGCTTATGTATTTTTAGTTGAAGCTGATGAGTTATAAAGCAATATCTCATGTAgggttttcctttgtgttttatataatgaccactaggaGGTGCTCTAGGCACATGCTTTCCTTAATTGGTTTTCTCTAAAGAGAAATACGTTAAGTTGAAAACCAAAGTAAAAGCCCGTCACGAACCGGTCACGTGTTTCCACGTTAGACTTGAGGAACGAACGCTGATGTAACGCTGCTGTGTGTTGTACCTGCCTATAACTAGTCTAAACAGTGTAGTGCAACGTTATTACATTGCTCAAGGAGCATTTCTCCGCCCACTCTCCCCTGCTCCATTCGGAGGTATCGAAATTTGGTACCGAATGACAAGAC
This window harbors:
- the smarcc2 gene encoding SWI/SNF complex subunit SMARCC2 → MAVRKKDGGPNVKYFEASDTVSQFDNVRVWLGKNYKKYIQAEPPTNKSLSSLVVQLLQFQEEVFGRHVSNPPLTKLPMKCFLDFKSGGSLCHILAAAYKFKSDQGWRRFDFQNPSRMDRNVEMFMTIEKSLVQNNCLSRPVIYLSSEIEPKLLGKLKDIIKRHQGSVTEDKLSSSHVVVPIPASLEDEEWVRPVMKRDKQMLLHWGYWPDSYDTWISASEVEAAVEDPPTAEKPRKVHAKWILDLDQFNEWMNEEDYEVGEGGPRRKRISAKTLTDEVSTPDERRDKKPSSAKKRKRSPSPSPTPPPQESKKKNTKKGPTTPYTKSKRGQREEEQEDLTKDLDEPSPVPAVEEATLPKTVTKKDSDSTPVKGGTMTDLDEQEDESMETVGKEEEEGSPSVKGEPVKGSDLHEDNVTEQTHHIIIPSYAAWFDYNSVHAIERRALPEFFNGKNKSKTPEIYLAYRNFMIDTYRLNPQEYLTSTACRRNLAGDVCAIMRVHAFLEQWGLINYQVDSESRPTPMGPPPTSHFHVLADTPSSLVPLQPKASQTSSSQQMLSFPDKVKDKPADLQNFGLRTDVYSKKSGPVKNKNAASATREWTDQETLLLLEGLEMYKDDWNKVSEHVGSRTQDECILHFLRLPIEDPYLEDSSSSLGPLAYQPIPFSQAGNPVMSTVAFLASVVDPRVASAAAKSALEEFSRMKEEVPAALVEAHVRRVEEAARASGRPDPLYGLEGSGIAGTGLEDADKPAEDGNEENKSSDGQSSQDKRDNKESKDGPSEEEEKQGENGKKEEERVREGETERETEKTDSEMADGEKEKERKEGSEEGQRDGESEGEKKAKVERDVGEGNLATAAASALAAAAVKAKHLAAVEERKIKSLVALLVETQMKKLEIKLRHFEELETIMDREREALEYQRQQLLADRQSFHMEQLKYAEMRARQQHFQQIQHQHHSNQSGNQSGSTPSVPHQPVTNASAPPPTPSPAPVVASNAHNEAPPPASHSSPPTSAQAGAAHDSSTPLPGDSLYPNAPVPPPQ